From the Streptomyces sp. NBC_00390 genome, the window CGGTGGCCGACGTCCTTGCCGCGGTGGATGCCCTGGGCGCCGCCGACCACGGTGACGAGGACGCCCGCTTCACGGTCGACGGCGCCGAGGACCACGAGCTGCTCTGGTACGGCGTGCAGGAGATCCCGAACATCGTCGGCTGATCCACGGCAGGCCCTGGCCGCCACGGGTTGTCGGAGCCACCCGGTACGGTTTTCACATGGGGAAGCACAGCACGCACCTGGTCTGGGACTGGAACGGCACACTGCTCGACGACATCGGCGCGGTCATCTCCGCGACCAACGCCGCCTTCGCGGAGATCGGTCTGGAGCTGATCACGCTCGAGCGCTACCGCGAGCTGTACTGCATCCCGATTCCCCGCTTCTACGAGCGGCTGATGGGCCGGCTGCCCACCGAGGCCGAGTGGGCCGTCATGGACGAGGCCTTCCATCGGCACTACACCGAGCACCGCATCGGCTGCGGTCTCACCGACGGGGTCGAGGACCTGCTGCGCGAGTGGCAGCGGGCCGGCCGCAGCCAGTCGCTGCTGAGCATGTACGGGCACGAGCAGCTGGTCCCGGTCGTGCGGGGATACGGCATCGAGAGCCACTTCATCCGCGTCGACGGGCGCACCGGCCCGTCCGGCGGCACGAAGGCGCTGCACATGGAGCGTCATCTGAAGGCCCTGGACGGCGCCGCCGTCCCCGGCCGCACCGTGGTCATCGGGGACGCCGTCGACGACGCGCTCGCGGCCGCGCACGTCGGTGCGCGGGCCGTGCTCTACACCGGCGGCTCGCACAGCAGGGCCAGCCTGGAGTCGGTGGGCGTGCCCGTGGTGGACACGCTCGCCGAGGCCGTGGAGGAGGCACTGCGTCTCGCCGCATGACGGCGTGCCAGGAGCACCGCCTCGGTGGGGAGCGCAGAAGCGCACCCCGCCGACAGGGCCTAGGTGACCGGCGACTTCGCGCGCAGCACCTTGATGAACTCACGCATCCACGCCGGTTGGTCCGGCCAGGCCCGCGACGAGATCAGCGTGCCGTCCACGACCGCCTCCGCGTCCTGGAAGGACGCCCCTGCCGCCTGCATGTCCAGCTCCAGCGCCGGGTACGCGGTGACCCTGCGCCCTTCGAGGCTGCCGATGGCCGCCGTCAGCAGCGGGCCGTGGCAGATCTGCGCCACCGGTTTGTCGGCGTCGAAGAAGGCCTTGAGGATCTTGCGCAGTTCCGGGTCGTTGCGCAGATACTCCGGAGCCCGCCCGCCCGGGATCACCACTGCGGCATACTGGCCGGGGTCGACCTCCGAGAAGCCCAGGTCCGCAGGCCAGGTGTAGCCCGGCTTCTCGGTGTAGGTGTCGAAACCCGGCTCGAAGTCGTGCACGACGAACCGCAGCTTCTTACGGGTGGGTGCCGCGATGTGCACCTCGTACCCCTCCTCCAGCAGTCGCTGGTAGGGGTAGAGGACCTCCAGCGACTCCGCGGCATCCCCGGTGACAATCAGGATTTTCGTGGTCATGGCTGCTCCCGGTGTTCGGGCTGTCGACGGTGTCCGTGGTGCCCCAGATCAAACGTGCACCGCCGTCGGATGCTTGCCAAGTGGGCTTTTGTCGCTGTCCAGAGTGTCAAACTTCGGACCCCGCTTTTGTACACATACGGCTCATGACGGTTCGGGGGTGCGGGGCGATAGCCTGGACCCGTGATCAGCGCGATATGCCATGGGGGCAGCGAAGCCCCCTCGAGGCACCGCCCCGCGACAGCTGGGGGACCGCGCCCGGAGCGCCACAGCGCCCGGGCGATCGCTGATCGTCTCTGTCCGACCCGTCCGCCAGAAATGGCCGGAACCGGCTCGGGCATCTCTCACCGCGGCATAACGTCGAATCCGACCGGAGACCCCGCGTCATGGCGTTGCGCCGCACATTTCACCTACGTCACGCAACGGCGCGCGACAGGAGCCAGAGGACATGCAGACCAAGCTGGACGAAGCCAAGGCCGAGCTGCTCGCACGGGCTGCCCGGGTAGCTGAGAACAGCCCGGTCGGGGGGCACCTTCCGACTGGGGCCGAGCAGGGGAAGCGTCCCGACCGGGACACTTTGCTCTCCTATCTCCAGCGCTACTACCTGCACACCGCTCCCGAGGACCTCACCGACCGCGACCCGGTCGACATTTTCGGTGCGGCGCTTTCCCACTACCGGCTCGCCGAGAACCGCCCGCAGGGCACGGCGAACGTCCGGGTGCACACGCCGACCGTCGAGGAGAACGGCTGGACCTCCAGCCACTCCGTCGTCGAGGTCGTCACCGACGACATGCCCTTCCTCGTCGACTCGGTCACCAATGAGCTCTCCCGGCAGGGCCGCGGCATCCATGTCGTGATCCACCCGCAGCTGGTGGTCCGCCGCGATCTGACCGGCAAGCTGATCGAGGTGCTGCCGGACGGGAGGAACACCGAGGACCTGCCGCACGACGCGCTCGTCGAGTCCTGGATCCATGTCGAGATCGACCGCGAGACCGACCGCGCCGACCTGAAGCAGATCACCGCCGATCTGCTGCGCGTCCTGTCCGACGTCCGCGAGGCCGTCGAGGACTGGGAGAAGATGCGCGACTGCGCCCTGCGCATCGCCGACCAGCTGCCGGACGAGTCCCTCGCCGACGATCTGAACGCGGAGGAGGTCGAGGAGGCGCGCGAGCTGCTGCGCTGGCTCTCCGAAGACCACTTCACCTTCCTCGGATACCGCGAGTACACGCTCACCGAGAACGACGCGCTGGCCGCCGTGCCCGGCACCGGGCTCGGCATTCTGCGCTCCGACCCGCACCACAGTGAGGCCGAGGACCACCCGGTCTCCCCGTCCTTCAGCAGGCTGCCCGCCGACGCCCGCGCCAAGGCCCGCGAGCACAAGCTGCTCATCCTCACCAAGGCCAACAGCCGGTCCACCGTGCACCGCCCCAGCTACCTGGACTATGTCGGCGTCAAGAAGTTCGACGAGCAGGGAAATGTGATCGGCGAGCGCCGGTTCCTCGGTCTGTTCTCGTCAGCCGCGTACACCGAGTCCGTGCGCCGTGTGCCCGTCGTGCGCCGCAAGGTCGACGAGGTGCTGAAGGGCGCCGGCTTCTCGCCCCACAGCCACGACGGCCGTGACCTGCTGCAGATCCTCGAGACCTACCCGCGCGACGAGCTCTTCCAGACCCCGGTCGACAAGCTGCGCGAGATCGTCACCAGCGTGCTGTACCTGCAGGAGCGCCGCCGGCTGCGGCTGTACCTGCGCCAGGACGAGTACGGCCGCTACTACTCCGCGCTCGTCTACCTGCCCCGCGACCGCTACACCACCGGCGTCCGGCTGCGGATCATCGACATCCTCAAGGAGGAGCTCGGCGGCACCAGCGTCGACTTCACGGCCTGGAACACCGAGTCGATCCTGTCCCGGCTGCACTTCGTCATCCGCGTCCCGCCCGGCACCGAGCTGCCCGATCTCACCGACGCCGACACCGAGCGCATCGAGGCCCGGCTGGTGGAGGCCGCCCGCTCCTGGGCCGACGGCTTCGCCGAGGCGCTCAACGCCGAGTGCGGCGAGGAGCGCGCCGCCGAGATGCTGCGCCGCTACGGCCACGCCTTCCCCGAGGGCTACAAGGCCGACCACTCGCCGCGCGCCGCGGTGGCCGACCTGGTCCACCTGGAGCAGCTGCGCCACAGCGACAAGGACTTCGCCCTGTCGCTGTACGAGCCGGTCGGCGCGGCGCCGGGCGAGCGCCGGTTCAAGATCTACCGCATGGGCGACCAGGTCTCGCTCTCCGCCGTGCTGCCGGTCCTCAACCGCCTCGGCGTCGAGGTGATCGACGAGCGTCCCTACGAGCTGCGCTGCACCGACCGTACCCATGCCTGGGTCTACGACTTCGGCCTGCGGATCCCGCTGCCCGCCGGCAACGGCGGCGACTACTTCGGCGACGACGCCCGCGAGCGCTTCCAGAACGCGTTCGCCGCGGTGTGGACCGGTCAGGCGGAGAACGACGGCTTCAACTCCCTCGTCCTGGGCGCCGGGCTCACCTGGCGGCAGGCCATGGTGCTGCGCGCGTACGCCAAGTACCTGCGTCAGGCCGGTTCGACCTTCAGCCAGGACTACATGGAGGACACCCTCCGTACCAACGTCCACACCACGCGGCTGCTGGTCTCGCTCTTCGAGGCCCGGATGTCGCCGGAGCGGCAGCACGCAGGCACCGAGCTGACCGACGGTCTGCTCGAGGAGCTGGACGGCGCGCTCGACCAGGTCGCCTCGCTCGACGAGGACCGGATCCTGCGGTCCTTCCTCACCGTCATCAAGGCCACCCTGCGGACGAACTTCTTCCAGAGCGCCGGCGATGGAGGCAGCAAGGGGCAGGCGGCGGGCGGCGAGCCGCACGGCTATGTGTCGATGAAGTTCGACCCGCAGGCGATCCCGGACCTGCCGGCACCCCGCCCGGCGTTCGAGATCTGGGTCTACTCCCCGCGTGTCGAGGGCGTCCACCTGCGGTTCGGCAAGGTCGCCCGCGGCGGTCTGCGCTGGTCCGACCGGCGTGAGGACTTCCGTACGGAGGTCCTGGGCCTGGTCAAGGCGCAGATGGTGAAGAACACCGTGATCGTGCCGGTCGGCGCGAAGGGCGGCTTCGTCGCCAAGCAGCTCCCGGACCCGTCCGTGGACCGTGACGCGTGGCTGGCCGAGGGCATCGCCGCGTACAGGACCTTCATCTCCGCGCTGCTCGACATCACCGACAACATGGTCGGCGGCGAGGTGGTCCCGCCGGCCCAGGTGGTCCGCCACGACGAGGACGACACGTACCTCGTGGTCGCCGCCGACAAGGGCACCGCGTCGTTCTCGGACATCGCCAACGAGGTCGCCGTCTCCTACGGCTTCTGGCTCGGCGACGCCTTCGCGTCCGGCGGTTCGGCCGGATACGACCACAAGGGCATGGGCATCACCGCCCGCGGCGCCTGGGAGTCGGTCAAGCGGCACTTCCGGGAGCTCGGCCACGACACCCAGACCCAGGACTTCACCGTCGTCGGCGTCGGCGACATGTCCGGTGACGTGTTCGGCAACGGCATGCTGCTGAGCGAGCACATCCGCCTGGTGGCCGCCTTCGACCACCGGCACATCTTCATCGACCCGGACCCGGACGCGGCCGTCTCGTACGCCGAGCGCCGCCGGCTGTTCGAGCTGCCCCGCTCCTCCTGGGCCGACTACAACAAGGAGCTGCTGTCGGCCGGCGGCGGCATCCACCCGCGTGCGGCCAAGTCCATTCCCGTCAACGCGGCGATGCGCACGGCGCTGGGCATCGACTCGGGCGTCACCAAGATGACGCCGGCCGAGCTGATGCAGGCGATCCTCAAGGCCCCCGTGGACCTGCTGTGGAACGGCGGCATCGGCACCTACGTCAAGGCGCACACCGAGACGCACGCCGACGTCGGTGACAAGGCGAACGACACCATCCGCGTCAACGGCGAGGACCTGCGGGTCAAGGTCGTCGGCGAGGGCGGCAACCTGGGGCTGACCCAGCTCGGCCGGATCGAGTTCGACCGCAACGGCGGCCACATCAACACCGACGCGATCGACAACAGCGCCGGTGTGGACACCTCCGACCACGAGGTGAACATCAAGATCCTGCTGAACGGCCTGGTCACGGACGGCGATCTGACGGTCAAGCAGCGCAACCAGCTGCTCGCGAAGATGACCGACGAGGTCGGCGCGCTCGTGCTGCGCAACAACTACGCGCAGAACGTGGCCCTCAGCAACGCCGTCGCGCAGTCGCCGTCGCTGCTCCACGCCCACCAGCGCTACATGCGGCGCCTGGAGCGCGACGGGCATCTGGACCGGTCGCTGGAGTTCCTCCCCAGCGACCGCCAGATCCGTGAACTGCTCAACACGGGCAAGGGGCTGAGCCAGCCCGAGCTGGCGGTCCTGCTCGCCTACACCAAGATCACGGTGGCGGACGAGCTGATCGGGACGTCCCTGCCGGACGACCCGTATCTGCGCCGGCTGCTGCACGCCTACTTCCCCAAGCCACTGCGCGAGCAGTTCCCCGACGCGGTCGACTCGCATGCGCTGCGCCGTGAGATCGTCACGACCGTGCTGGTCAACGACACCGTGAACACCGGTGGTTCGACGTTCCTGCACCGCCTGCGCGAGGAGACCGGGGCGTCGATCGAGGAGGTCGTGCGGGCACAGACCGCGGCGCGCGAGATCTTCGGGCTCGGCGCGGTGTGGGACGCCGTCGAGGCGCTCGACAACAAGGTCGCGTCCGACGTTCAGACCCGTATCAGGCTGCACTCCCGCCGCCTCGTCGAGCGCGGTACGCGCTGGCTGCTGGGCAACCGACCGCAGCCGCTGGAGCTCGCCGAGACGATCGGCTTCTTCGCCGATCGGGTGGAGCAGGTGTGGGCCGGGCTGCCGAAGATGCTGCGCGGCGCGGACCTGGAGTGGTACCAGAACATCCTGGACGAGCTCACCGGCGCGGGCGTCCCGGAGGAACTCGCGCTGCGGGTGGCCGGGTTCTCGTCCGCGTTCCCGACGCTCGACATCGTCGCGATCGCGGACCGCACCGGGCAGGAACCTCTGGCTGTCGCCGATGTGTACTACGACCTCGCGGACCGGCTGAGCATCACCCAGCTCATGGACCGGATCATCGAACTGCCGCGGTCCGACCGCTGGCAGTCCATGGCCCGCGCCGCAATCCGCGAGGACCTGTACGCGGCACACGCGGCACTGACGTCGGACGTGCTGAGCGTGGGCAACGGCAGCTCCACCCCGGAGCAGCGGTTCAAGACCTGGGAAGAGAAGAACGCGGCGCTGCTAGGCCGGGCGCGGTCGACGCTGGAGGAGATCCACGACTCGGACATGTTCGACCTGGCGAACCTGTCGGTCGCGATGCGGACGATGCGCCAGCTGCTGCGGACGCACGGCTAGTACGTGGTCGACCGAGGGGCGCCTCGCACCGGAACCCGGTGCGAGGCGCCCCTCGGCGCATCGGCCCAGGCGGGCGCCGTCCGTACGTCGGCACCGGTTCCTGCGGCCGGGCTGCGTGGGGCGGGGAGGGCGGCGTCGGTTCGGCCCCTCGCGGGAGGGGGAGCGTCTGGTGCGCGCGGCGGCGACGCCCGCGGGGGCGCCCGGACCGTGCGCGCCGGTCGCGGGCGGCGGGCTTCCGGGGCGGTACCCACCGGGCCACTCGGCGTTCCAGTCGGTGGAGCGGTGCGGCTCGGCGCGGGCGAGCGCCGGGTGCGGGTGCGACCGCGGGTGCGTTGCCTGCCGGGTGGCGGTCCGGTGCTTCGGCGGCGCGGCCGGGCTGCGTGGGGCGGGGAGGGCGGCGTCGGTTCGGCCCCTCGCGGGAGCGGGTGCGTTGCGGTCCGGGCGGTGGCGGCGGTGTGGTTCTCCGTGCGGTGGCTGTGCTGTGGGTCCGGGGCGAGCAGGTGTGCGGTGGCCGCCGGGTGCGTTGCCTGCCGGGTGGCGGTCCGGTGCTTCGGCGGCGCGGCCGGACTGCGCCGGACGAGGACGGCGGCGTCGGTTCGTTCCTCGCGGGCAGTCGCGTTGCGGGCCGGGCCCCGGCGGCGGCGCGCGCGAGCAGACGTCCGCGGGGCCGGACGGCCGTGTCACCCCAGGCCGGGGCAGCCGCCCGGCGGGGGTCAGGAGTCGCCGCGCATCCTCCGCAGCCAGCCCGATGCCCTCGGGTCCTTCGGTGCCGGTGCCGCCATGCGGGCGGTTCGTTCGATGGCGGTCACGGCCGAGGCGATCTGCTTCGGGAGCCGGCCCGCGAAGCCGCCGCTGCCCATGTCGCTTCCCACGGCCCGGTGGCACAGCCCGGCGATCTCCGCGGCCGACGGCCTGTCCTCCGGGCCGGCCGCGAGCGCCGCGGCCAGCACCACGCGCAGCGCCGCCGGATGGGCGCTCAGGTCCGGGGGCTCGTGCGCGGTGCCGGCGATGCGGGTGGCGAGCACGAAGCCGCCGCCCTCGCCGTACGGGTGGCGCCCTGAGGCCGCCTCGGCGGCGACCAGGCCGAGCGTGAACACGTCCGACGCGGGGGTGAGCGCGCGCCCCAGGGCGTGCTCCGGCGACATGTACTTGGGCGTGCCCACCATCCGGCCCACCGTGGTCAGCGCCGAGGTGCCGTCGGCGGCGCGGGCGATGCCGAAGTCGATCAGCCACGGCCCCTCGGCCGTCAGCAGCAGATTGCCCGGCTTCACGTCCCGGTGGATGAGACCGGCGGTGTGGACGGCATCCAGCGCCCGCGCCGCGCAGGCCGTCAGCCGCAGGACGCAGTCCACCGGCAGCGGACCGAACTCCTTGAGCGCCACGTCCAGCGGTAGCCCCGGCACATAGCGGGTGGCGAGCCAGGGCCGCGGCCCTTCGGCGTCATGGTCGACGACCTCGGCCAGATGACTGCCCCGCACCCGGCGGGCAGCCTCGACCTCGCGGGCGAAGCGTCTGCGGAAGTTCTCGCTCTGCGCGTGCTCGCGGCGGATCAGCTTCAGGGCGACGGGATGGCGGCCGTCATGCGTGCGGGTGAGGAAGACGGTGCCCATACCGCCCTCGCCGATCCGTGCCTCGAGAACGTATCCGGCGATCTCGCGAGGGTCGTCGTCCCTCAGCGGCTGCGGCCCACGGTTCCCCATCCCGACCCCCTTGGCACCGCAGAGGAGCCTATCGCCACACGGCGCCGGCAGGTGTCACTTGCGGGAGCCGGTGAACTCCTCGTACGCGGCGACGACTTCCTTCGCCGGGCCGTCCATCTGCAGCACCCCCGCCTCCAGCCAGATCGCCCGGTCGCAGCTCTCGGTGATGGTCGAGTTGCTGTGGCTGACCAGGAAGACCGTGCCGGCCTCCTTGCGCAGCTCGTCGATGCGCTGCTGGCTGCGGCGCCGGAAGCGGGCGTCACCGGTGGACAGGGCCTCGTCGATGAGCAGGACGTCATGGCTCTTCGCGGCGGCGATCGAGAACCGTAGCCGGGCCCCCATGCCGGAGGAGTACGTACGCATCGGCAGCGAGATGAAGTCGCCCTTGTCGTTGATCCCGGAGAAGTCGACGATGTCGTCGTAGCGGGCCCGGACCTGTTCACGGGTCATGCCCATCGCCAGTCCGCCGAGGACGACATTGCGCTCGCCGGTCAGATCCGACATCAGGGCGGCGTTCACGCCGAGCAGCGAGGGCTGGCCCTGGGTGTAGACCTTGCCCCTGGCGGTCGGCAGCAGGCCCGCGATGGCCTTGAGCAGCGTCGACTTGCCGGAGCCGTTGGAGCCGATCAGCCCGATCGCCTCGCCCTTGTACGCGGCGAAACTGACGCCCTTCACGGCGTGCACCTCGCGTACGCCGGGGGTGCCGCGGCGGGACAGGATCCGGCTGAGGGCGGAGGTGGCGCTGCCCTTGCCGGTGCGCGCGCCGTTGACCTTGTAGGTGATGTGGACGCCGTCGACGACGACGGTGGGGACCTGCTCTGACTCAGCCACGGCCGTACTGCTCCTCTGCCTTCCAGAAGTACACGAAACCGCCGACGGCCAGGACCACGGCCCATCCCAGGGCCAGGGCCCAGACGTGCGGGGGCAGCCGGTCGGCGGTGTAGGAGTCGATGAACGCGAAACGGACCAGGTCGATGTAGACGGCGGCCGGGTTGCACTTGAGCGCCAGGACGACGAACTCCGGCAGGTCCCGGTCCTTGAGGATGTGCGGAATGCTGAACATCACGCCGGACGCGTACATCCAGGTGCGCAGGACGAACGGCATCAGCTGGGCGATGTCGGGGGTGCGGGCGCCGAGGCGGGCCAGGACCATCGACAGACCGGTGTTGAAGGCGCACTGCAGCACCAGCGCCGGGACCGCCAGCAGCCACGACCATCGCGGGAACTCGCCGAGGACGGTCAGGATCACGACCAGCGCCCCGAGCGAGAACAGCAGTTGCTGGAGCTGTTGCAGGGCGAGTGCGACGGGCAGGGAGGCCCGGGGGAAGTGCAGGGCCCGCACAAGCCCGATGTTGCCGGAGATGGCCCGGGTGCCGGACATGATCGAGTTGGCGGTGAAGGTCCAGATGAAGACGCCCGTGACCAGGAAGGGGACGAAGTCTGGGACGTCCTTGCTGGTGTTCAGGATCTTGCCGAAGATCAGGTAGTAGACCGCGGCGTTCAGCAGCGGGGTCATCAGCTGCCAGACCTGGCCGAGCTTCGCCTGGCTGTACTGGGCGGTGAGCTTGGCGGTGGCGAACGCGGTGATGAAGTGCCGGCGCGACCACAGCTGCCGGAGGTAAGCCGGCAGGGAGGGCCGGGCGCCGCTCACGGTGAGCCCGTGGCGGGCGGCGAGTGAGGCGAGATCTGCGGTCGGCGGCGGCGGACTGCTCACGGGGCTCGCTTTCGGGTGGGGGAGGTAGGCATGGACGACGGGACGGGACCGTTTCGTCGCTACGGGGAGGGTAGGACCGTCGGACGTCGCGACGCAACCGTCTCGTCGTCACGGGCTATGCTCCTGTGCATGCCCACGGACCCTGGAACCCCGCGCCGCGCCCCGGCGGGAGCCGCCGTGCTCCGGGAGGACGTGACGGATGCGATCCGCGCCGCCGTCTTCGAGGAGCTGGCGGCGGTCGGCTTCGCGCGTATGTCCATCGAAGGCATCGCCCGGCGGGCGGGTGTCGGCAAGACGGCGGTCTACCGGCGCTGGAAGTCGAAGCTGTCGCTGGTGCTGGACCTGCTCTCGGCGTTCGCGGCGCAGGGGCTGCCGGTGCCGGAGACGGGTTCGCTGTACGGCGATGTGCGCGCGCTCCTCGAGGTGGCGTCCCACGCCCTGCGCCACCCGGTCGCCTCCCGGGTCATCCCCGACCTGCTGGTCGAGGCGGCGCGTCAGCCGGAGATCTCGGACGCGATCAAGGCGGCACTGCTGGACGCGCAGCGGGGCGTCGCGACTCTGGTGGTCCGCGACGCGGTCGCCCGCGGCGAACTCCCCGGATCGACCTCCCCGGACAGGGCGCTGGACGTGATCGTGGGCCCGCTGTACTGGCGGCTGGTCGTGGTGCGCGGGGGGCTCCCGAAGGGGTACCTGGACGAGTTGGCGAGGTCGGCAGTGGCGGCGCTGAAGGCCTG encodes:
- a CDS encoding DJ-1/PfpI family protein; its protein translation is MTTKILIVTGDAAESLEVLYPYQRLLEEGYEVHIAAPTRKKLRFVVHDFEPGFDTYTEKPGYTWPADLGFSEVDPGQYAAVVIPGGRAPEYLRNDPELRKILKAFFDADKPVAQICHGPLLTAAIGSLEGRRVTAYPALELDMQAAGASFQDAEAVVDGTLISSRAWPDQPAWMREFIKVLRAKSPVT
- a CDS encoding NAD-glutamate dehydrogenase — translated: MQTKLDEAKAELLARAARVAENSPVGGHLPTGAEQGKRPDRDTLLSYLQRYYLHTAPEDLTDRDPVDIFGAALSHYRLAENRPQGTANVRVHTPTVEENGWTSSHSVVEVVTDDMPFLVDSVTNELSRQGRGIHVVIHPQLVVRRDLTGKLIEVLPDGRNTEDLPHDALVESWIHVEIDRETDRADLKQITADLLRVLSDVREAVEDWEKMRDCALRIADQLPDESLADDLNAEEVEEARELLRWLSEDHFTFLGYREYTLTENDALAAVPGTGLGILRSDPHHSEAEDHPVSPSFSRLPADARAKAREHKLLILTKANSRSTVHRPSYLDYVGVKKFDEQGNVIGERRFLGLFSSAAYTESVRRVPVVRRKVDEVLKGAGFSPHSHDGRDLLQILETYPRDELFQTPVDKLREIVTSVLYLQERRRLRLYLRQDEYGRYYSALVYLPRDRYTTGVRLRIIDILKEELGGTSVDFTAWNTESILSRLHFVIRVPPGTELPDLTDADTERIEARLVEAARSWADGFAEALNAECGEERAAEMLRRYGHAFPEGYKADHSPRAAVADLVHLEQLRHSDKDFALSLYEPVGAAPGERRFKIYRMGDQVSLSAVLPVLNRLGVEVIDERPYELRCTDRTHAWVYDFGLRIPLPAGNGGDYFGDDARERFQNAFAAVWTGQAENDGFNSLVLGAGLTWRQAMVLRAYAKYLRQAGSTFSQDYMEDTLRTNVHTTRLLVSLFEARMSPERQHAGTELTDGLLEELDGALDQVASLDEDRILRSFLTVIKATLRTNFFQSAGDGGSKGQAAGGEPHGYVSMKFDPQAIPDLPAPRPAFEIWVYSPRVEGVHLRFGKVARGGLRWSDRREDFRTEVLGLVKAQMVKNTVIVPVGAKGGFVAKQLPDPSVDRDAWLAEGIAAYRTFISALLDITDNMVGGEVVPPAQVVRHDEDDTYLVVAADKGTASFSDIANEVAVSYGFWLGDAFASGGSAGYDHKGMGITARGAWESVKRHFRELGHDTQTQDFTVVGVGDMSGDVFGNGMLLSEHIRLVAAFDHRHIFIDPDPDAAVSYAERRRLFELPRSSWADYNKELLSAGGGIHPRAAKSIPVNAAMRTALGIDSGVTKMTPAELMQAILKAPVDLLWNGGIGTYVKAHTETHADVGDKANDTIRVNGEDLRVKVVGEGGNLGLTQLGRIEFDRNGGHINTDAIDNSAGVDTSDHEVNIKILLNGLVTDGDLTVKQRNQLLAKMTDEVGALVLRNNYAQNVALSNAVAQSPSLLHAHQRYMRRLERDGHLDRSLEFLPSDRQIRELLNTGKGLSQPELAVLLAYTKITVADELIGTSLPDDPYLRRLLHAYFPKPLREQFPDAVDSHALRREIVTTVLVNDTVNTGGSTFLHRLREETGASIEEVVRAQTAAREIFGLGAVWDAVEALDNKVASDVQTRIRLHSRRLVERGTRWLLGNRPQPLELAETIGFFADRVEQVWAGLPKMLRGADLEWYQNILDELTGAGVPEELALRVAGFSSAFPTLDIVAIADRTGQEPLAVADVYYDLADRLSITQLMDRIIELPRSDRWQSMARAAIREDLYAAHAALTSDVLSVGNGSSTPEQRFKTWEEKNAALLGRARSTLEEIHDSDMFDLANLSVAMRTMRQLLRTHG
- a CDS encoding ABC transporter ATP-binding protein, encoding MAESEQVPTVVVDGVHITYKVNGARTGKGSATSALSRILSRRGTPGVREVHAVKGVSFAAYKGEAIGLIGSNGSGKSTLLKAIAGLLPTARGKVYTQGQPSLLGVNAALMSDLTGERNVVLGGLAMGMTREQVRARYDDIVDFSGINDKGDFISLPMRTYSSGMGARLRFSIAAAKSHDVLLIDEALSTGDARFRRRSQQRIDELRKEAGTVFLVSHSNSTITESCDRAIWLEAGVLQMDGPAKEVVAAYEEFTGSRK
- a CDS encoding ABC transporter permease, whose amino-acid sequence is MSSPPPPTADLASLAARHGLTVSGARPSLPAYLRQLWSRRHFITAFATAKLTAQYSQAKLGQVWQLMTPLLNAAVYYLIFGKILNTSKDVPDFVPFLVTGVFIWTFTANSIMSGTRAISGNIGLVRALHFPRASLPVALALQQLQQLLFSLGALVVILTVLGEFPRWSWLLAVPALVLQCAFNTGLSMVLARLGARTPDIAQLMPFVLRTWMYASGVMFSIPHILKDRDLPEFVVLALKCNPAAVYIDLVRFAFIDSYTADRLPPHVWALALGWAVVLAVGGFVYFWKAEEQYGRG
- a CDS encoding HAD family hydrolase, which gives rise to MGKHSTHLVWDWNGTLLDDIGAVISATNAAFAEIGLELITLERYRELYCIPIPRFYERLMGRLPTEAEWAVMDEAFHRHYTEHRIGCGLTDGVEDLLREWQRAGRSQSLLSMYGHEQLVPVVRGYGIESHFIRVDGRTGPSGGTKALHMERHLKALDGAAVPGRTVVIGDAVDDALAAAHVGARAVLYTGGSHSRASLESVGVPVVDTLAEAVEEALRLAA
- a CDS encoding TetR/AcrR family transcriptional regulator, with amino-acid sequence MLLCMPTDPGTPRRAPAGAAVLREDVTDAIRAAVFEELAAVGFARMSIEGIARRAGVGKTAVYRRWKSKLSLVLDLLSAFAAQGLPVPETGSLYGDVRALLEVASHALRHPVASRVIPDLLVEAARQPEISDAIKAALLDAQRGVATLVVRDAVARGELPGSTSPDRALDVIVGPLYWRLVVVRGGLPKGYLDELARSAVAALKA
- a CDS encoding serine/threonine-protein kinase → MGNRGPQPLRDDDPREIAGYVLEARIGEGGMGTVFLTRTHDGRHPVALKLIRREHAQSENFRRRFAREVEAARRVRGSHLAEVVDHDAEGPRPWLATRYVPGLPLDVALKEFGPLPVDCVLRLTACAARALDAVHTAGLIHRDVKPGNLLLTAEGPWLIDFGIARAADGTSALTTVGRMVGTPKYMSPEHALGRALTPASDVFTLGLVAAEAASGRHPYGEGGGFVLATRIAGTAHEPPDLSAHPAALRVVLAAALAAGPEDRPSAAEIAGLCHRAVGSDMGSGGFAGRLPKQIASAVTAIERTARMAAPAPKDPRASGWLRRMRGDS